Proteins encoded within one genomic window of Acidimicrobiia bacterium:
- a CDS encoding zinc-dependent metalloprotease: MASGPQGDDQPDDETPENGPFGGSFPGLPFDFDLSGIDFSALARALQSSGPLNWEVATQLAGVVATGGEDEPVIDASDRSELEELAHAAQTNVVAETGLAATFAAPVRVIDRREWAALHLDALKPVLERLATTFGSAFQAEAVEIPESPETAEAFASFLPMLAPLLLGVQAGSMVGYLAQHALGRYDLPLPTADEPSLCFVVRNLDAFETDWSLERTDLRFYVAIHEVVHAAQRSVPWVRQRMLDLATEYVSAYEMDPTTLGIRLGDIDPSDPSSLQALTEHPDELLGAMRSERQGEILQRARVLHAVLDGYADVVLEQVGNGMIPSFDRIHEAMARHRLERGEAERFVEGLLGLATGREDYERGAAFCAGVIERAGLDALHRLWERPEMAPTPNEFDAPGLWLARIDLDLT; the protein is encoded by the coding sequence GTGGCGAGCGGTCCTCAAGGCGACGACCAACCCGACGACGAAACTCCTGAGAACGGGCCATTCGGGGGGTCGTTTCCAGGACTCCCCTTCGATTTCGATCTGTCCGGGATCGACTTCTCGGCGCTGGCGCGCGCCCTGCAGTCGAGCGGTCCGCTCAACTGGGAGGTCGCCACCCAGCTCGCTGGGGTCGTCGCGACGGGCGGCGAGGACGAGCCGGTCATCGACGCATCCGATCGGAGCGAGCTCGAGGAGCTTGCCCATGCGGCGCAGACGAACGTCGTCGCGGAGACCGGGCTCGCCGCCACGTTCGCCGCGCCGGTGCGCGTGATCGACCGGCGCGAGTGGGCCGCGTTGCACCTCGATGCCCTCAAGCCGGTACTCGAGCGCCTGGCGACCACGTTCGGCAGCGCCTTCCAGGCGGAGGCCGTGGAGATCCCGGAGTCGCCGGAGACCGCCGAGGCCTTCGCCAGCTTCCTGCCGATGCTGGCTCCCCTCTTGCTGGGGGTGCAGGCCGGCTCCATGGTCGGATACCTCGCGCAGCACGCCCTCGGCCGCTACGACCTCCCCCTCCCGACCGCCGACGAACCGTCGCTGTGCTTCGTCGTGCGCAACCTCGACGCGTTCGAGACCGATTGGTCCCTCGAGCGAACCGACCTGCGCTTCTATGTGGCGATCCACGAGGTGGTGCACGCCGCGCAACGATCGGTTCCGTGGGTGCGACAGCGCATGCTCGACCTCGCGACGGAGTACGTGTCGGCGTACGAGATGGACCCGACCACGCTCGGCATCCGCTTGGGTGACATCGACCCGTCGGACCCGTCGTCACTCCAAGCGCTCACCGAGCACCCCGATGAGCTGCTCGGCGCGATGCGCTCCGAGCGCCAAGGCGAGATCCTCCAGCGCGCCCGCGTGTTGCACGCGGTCCTCGACGGCTACGCCGACGTCGTGCTGGAACAGGTGGGAAACGGGATGATCCCGTCGTTCGATCGCATCCACGAAGCGATGGCTCGCCACCGACTCGAGCGGGGCGAAGCCGAGCGGTTCGTGGAAGGCCTGCTCGGTCTCGCGACCGGGCGCGAAGACTATGAGCGCGGCGCCGCGTTCTGTGCCGGTGTGATCGAGCGCGCCGGACTGGACGCGCTCCACCGGCTGTGGGAGCGGCCCGAGATGGCACCCACGCCGAACGAGTTCGACGCGCCGGGCCTGTGGCTCGCGCGCATCGACCTCGACCTCACCTGA